From one Streptomyces sp. N50 genomic stretch:
- a CDS encoding Fpg/Nei family DNA glycosylase → MPEGHTIHRLALDYGGHFKGRAVQVTSPQGKFSDAAALLNGTELTRTEAHGKHLFLGFRDEEWIHVHLGLFGKVTFGGAPAPPPTDTVRLRLVNDTSYVDLRGPTTCALITDTEKRAIHDRLGPDPLRPAEDTDPGAAYRRIARSRTTIAALLMDQKVIAGVGNVYRAEVLFRHGIDPYRAGKDLTRAEWDAIWADLVELMREGVRTNRIDTVRPEHTPEAMGRPPRVDDHGGEVYVYRRANRPCHICGGEIRTADLAARNLFWCPNCQKP, encoded by the coding sequence GTGCCAGAGGGGCACACGATCCACCGACTCGCGCTGGACTACGGCGGTCACTTCAAAGGCCGAGCCGTACAAGTCACCAGTCCCCAGGGCAAGTTCAGTGACGCCGCCGCACTGCTCAACGGCACGGAACTCACCCGCACCGAAGCCCACGGCAAGCACCTGTTCCTCGGTTTCCGGGACGAGGAGTGGATCCACGTCCACCTCGGCCTGTTCGGCAAGGTGACCTTCGGCGGAGCCCCGGCGCCCCCGCCCACGGACACCGTCCGCCTACGCCTCGTGAACGACACGTCGTACGTCGATCTCCGCGGCCCCACCACCTGCGCCCTGATCACGGACACCGAGAAGCGGGCGATACACGACCGCCTCGGCCCCGACCCCCTGCGCCCGGCCGAGGACACCGACCCGGGCGCCGCGTACCGCCGTATCGCCCGCAGCCGTACGACGATCGCCGCACTCCTCATGGACCAGAAGGTCATCGCGGGCGTCGGCAACGTCTACCGCGCCGAGGTGCTGTTCCGGCACGGCATCGACCCGTACCGCGCGGGCAAGGACCTCACGCGGGCCGAGTGGGACGCGATCTGGGCCGACCTCGTCGAGCTGATGCGCGAGGGCGTCCGCACCAACCGCATCGACACCGTCCGCCCCGAACACACCCCCGAGGCGATGGGCCGCCCGCCGCGCGTCGACGACCACGGCGGCGAGGTCTACGTCTACCGCAGGGCGAACCGCCCCTGCCACATCTGTGGCGGCGAGATCCGCACCGCCGACCTCGCCGCCCGCAACCTCTTCTGGTGCCCCAACTGCCAGAAGCCGTAG
- a CDS encoding FAD-binding oxidoreductase, which translates to MNHTHPLTFHPTDPGYEDELAGFQTGFTQRPAVIHGARSADDVIAAVRYAAAENLPVGVQATGHGLPGGSEGGVLITTRRMDGVRVDPEARTVRVQAGVRWGQVVAAAEPHGLAPLNGSAPSVGAVSYTLSGGLGILAREFGYAADHVRSLDVVTADGQLRRVTRESEPDLYWALLGAGHAFGVVTELEIDLVPVRTLYGGSLAFDGREVDPAALLRAYEEWTRTVPDELTSSFAAVPYPDIPALPPRLRGRYVLSVRVAYTGSGDEGAQLVAPLREFGPVLADSLREMPYTESHTIHSDPPAPHAYYGDSAVVSELDVARVGEVLALAGPDTPGGMCVVQVNHLGGALARPAPNSVPYREGRFLVRMLAVGEREAARARLDPAFALLSPHTLGRAVNFAFGAGDRGEGLYDAETRKSLAGLKSEYDPANLFRGNCLVSAAC; encoded by the coding sequence ATGAACCACACACACCCGCTCACCTTCCACCCCACCGACCCCGGCTACGAGGACGAACTCGCCGGTTTCCAGACCGGGTTCACCCAGCGCCCCGCCGTGATCCACGGCGCGCGCTCGGCCGACGACGTGATCGCCGCCGTACGGTACGCGGCCGCCGAGAACCTGCCGGTCGGCGTGCAGGCCACCGGGCACGGGCTGCCGGGTGGCTCCGAGGGCGGGGTGCTGATCACGACGAGGCGGATGGACGGGGTACGGGTCGACCCCGAGGCACGTACCGTGCGCGTCCAGGCGGGCGTGCGCTGGGGACAGGTCGTGGCCGCCGCCGAACCCCACGGCCTCGCTCCGCTCAACGGTTCCGCGCCGAGCGTGGGTGCCGTGTCGTACACATTGAGCGGCGGACTCGGCATCCTGGCAAGGGAGTTCGGGTACGCGGCCGACCACGTCCGCTCGCTCGACGTCGTCACGGCCGACGGTCAACTCCGCCGGGTGACAAGGGAGTCGGAGCCCGACCTGTACTGGGCACTGCTCGGCGCGGGCCACGCCTTCGGTGTCGTCACGGAGTTGGAGATCGACCTCGTCCCCGTGCGCACGCTCTACGGCGGTTCGCTCGCCTTCGACGGGCGGGAGGTCGACCCGGCCGCCCTGCTGCGGGCGTACGAGGAGTGGACGCGGACCGTGCCGGACGAGCTGACCTCGTCCTTCGCCGCCGTACCGTACCCGGACATCCCGGCACTGCCGCCGCGGCTGCGCGGGCGGTACGTGCTCTCCGTGCGCGTCGCCTACACGGGCAGCGGCGATGAAGGTGCCCAACTCGTCGCGCCGCTCAGGGAGTTCGGTCCGGTGTTGGCCGACTCGTTGCGGGAGATGCCGTACACCGAGAGCCACACGATCCACAGTGACCCGCCCGCACCGCACGCGTACTACGGGGACAGCGCGGTGGTGAGTGAGCTGGATGTGGCGCGGGTGGGCGAGGTGCTGGCGCTCGCCGGGCCGGACACGCCGGGCGGCATGTGTGTCGTACAGGTCAACCATCTCGGCGGGGCGCTGGCGCGGCCCGCGCCGAACTCGGTGCCGTATCGCGAAGGGCGTTTCCTGGTACGGATGTTGGCGGTCGGGGAGCGGGAGGCCGCCCGGGCGCGACTCGATCCGGCCTTCGCCCTGCTCTCGCCCCACACGCTCGGGCGGGCGGTCAACTTCGCGTTCGGGGCCGGTGATCGGGGCGAGGGGCTGTACGACGCGGAGACGCGGAAGAGCCTCGCCGGGCTGAAGTCGGAGTACGACCCGGCGAACCTCTTCCGCGGGAACTGCCTTGTCAGCGCTGCTTGTTGA
- a CDS encoding amino acid permease, with translation MTSGSGLQAGLKNRHLSMIAIGGVIGAGLFVGSSSGIATAGPGILLSYALVGTLVVLVMRMLGEMSAANPTSGSFSAHADRALGRWAGFSIGWLYWFFWVVVLAVEATAGAKILEGWIPAVPQWGWALLVMVVLTATNLVSVGSYGEFEFWFAGIKVVAIGAFIVVGALAIFGVLPGAHTDKAGFGNLTDHGGFLPNGPGAILTGVLLVVFSFMGSEIATLAAGESEDPQRAVTKSTNSIIWRIGVFYLGSIFIVVCLLPWNDPSIKAQGSYVAALDSLGIAHAGQIMNFIVLTSVLSCLNSGLYTASRMAFSLGGRGDAPKAFARTTSRGVPMAAIIASVVFGFVAVFFNYAFPDTVFLFLVNSSGAVALFVWLVICASQLRMRRIIERESPEKLVVRMWLYPYLTWATIALIVFVLGYMLTDTEGESSGRTTVLLSLLVALAVVAVSVIKERVRGGQAVTTAETDTDTDKVSVG, from the coding sequence ATGACTTCTGGTTCTGGCCTTCAGGCAGGACTCAAGAACCGACATCTCTCGATGATCGCGATCGGCGGTGTCATCGGCGCCGGCCTGTTCGTCGGGTCCAGCTCGGGCATCGCGACCGCGGGCCCCGGCATCCTGCTCTCCTACGCGCTCGTCGGCACGCTCGTGGTGCTGGTGATGCGCATGCTCGGCGAGATGTCGGCCGCGAACCCCACGTCCGGATCCTTCTCCGCACACGCCGACCGCGCGCTCGGCCGCTGGGCCGGGTTCTCGATCGGCTGGCTGTACTGGTTCTTCTGGGTCGTCGTGCTCGCCGTCGAGGCGACCGCGGGCGCCAAGATCCTCGAAGGATGGATACCGGCCGTACCGCAGTGGGGCTGGGCGCTCCTCGTGATGGTGGTGCTGACCGCGACGAACCTCGTATCGGTCGGTTCCTACGGCGAGTTCGAGTTCTGGTTCGCCGGGATCAAGGTCGTGGCGATCGGCGCGTTCATCGTCGTCGGCGCGCTGGCGATCTTCGGCGTACTCCCCGGCGCCCACACCGACAAGGCGGGCTTCGGCAACCTCACCGACCACGGCGGCTTCCTGCCGAACGGCCCCGGCGCGATCCTCACCGGCGTCCTGCTCGTCGTCTTCTCCTTCATGGGCAGCGAGATCGCCACGCTGGCCGCCGGCGAGTCCGAGGACCCGCAGCGCGCGGTCACCAAGTCGACCAACAGCATCATCTGGCGCATCGGCGTCTTCTACCTCGGCTCGATCTTCATCGTGGTCTGCCTGCTCCCGTGGAACGACCCGTCGATCAAGGCGCAGGGCTCCTACGTCGCCGCCCTCGACTCCCTCGGCATCGCGCACGCCGGTCAGATCATGAACTTCATCGTGCTGACCTCGGTGCTGTCCTGCCTCAACTCCGGCCTCTACACGGCCTCCCGCATGGCCTTCTCGCTCGGCGGCCGCGGTGACGCGCCGAAGGCGTTCGCCAGGACCACGTCCCGTGGCGTGCCGATGGCGGCGATCATCGCGTCCGTCGTCTTCGGGTTCGTCGCCGTGTTCTTCAACTACGCCTTCCCGGACACGGTCTTCCTCTTCCTCGTCAACTCCTCCGGCGCGGTGGCCCTGTTCGTGTGGCTGGTCATCTGCGCGTCCCAGCTGCGCATGCGCCGGATCATCGAGCGCGAGTCGCCGGAGAAGCTCGTCGTGCGGATGTGGCTGTACCCGTACCTCACCTGGGCGACGATCGCCCTGATCGTCTTCGTCCTCGGCTACATGCTCACCGACACCGAGGGCGAGAGCAGCGGCCGTACGACCGTACTGCTGTCCCTGCTGGTCGCGTTGGCGGTCGTGGCGGTCTCGGTGATCAAGGAGCGGGTGCGGGGTGGACAGGCGGTCACGACCGCCGAGACGGACACCGACACGGACAAGGTGTCTGTGGGCTGA
- a CDS encoding DUF6507 family protein yields the protein MTGWDLRPQGIQHVLTTTGTTASHLETYAKDYGAHLQSAASSAGTISADGGSGGSGGSGGASGGKDGGKAQGGLVALALSQYAEHAMKDLQFIAARAGKSMQGAVDATTAYLNGDDAMAAEVQRKASMPGVTMPGVGQR from the coding sequence ATGACGGGCTGGGACCTGCGTCCGCAGGGCATTCAGCATGTGCTGACGACGACGGGCACGACGGCGTCGCATCTGGAGACGTACGCGAAGGACTACGGCGCGCATCTGCAGTCGGCGGCGTCGAGCGCGGGCACGATCTCCGCGGACGGCGGATCGGGCGGATCGGGCGGATCGGGCGGCGCGTCGGGCGGTAAGGACGGCGGGAAGGCCCAGGGCGGCCTGGTGGCGCTGGCGCTCTCGCAGTACGCCGAACACGCCATGAAGGACCTGCAGTTCATCGCCGCGAGGGCGGGCAAGTCGATGCAGGGCGCGGTGGACGCGACGACGGCGTATCTGAACGGCGACGACGCCATGGCCGCAGAGGTGCAGCGCAAGGCGTCCATGCCCGGGGTGACGATGCCGGGAGTGGGTCAGCGGTGA
- a CDS encoding protein kinase domain-containing protein: MTGRYRLVESIGQGGMGRVWRAADEILDRQVAVKEMRIDGLDPEDTRTRRERTLREARATARIDHPNVVRVYDVVDEGERLWIVVELVAGRSLERILADDGALGPREAARIGLGLVAALRQVHAGASCTATSNPATCSSRTAADASCSPTSVSPRSRTPRR; this comes from the coding sequence GTGACCGGACGCTATCGGCTGGTCGAAAGTATCGGCCAGGGGGGAATGGGGCGGGTGTGGCGAGCCGCCGACGAAATACTCGACCGGCAGGTCGCGGTCAAGGAAATGCGCATCGACGGCCTCGACCCGGAGGACACCCGCACCCGCCGCGAGCGCACCCTGCGCGAGGCCAGGGCGACGGCCCGCATCGACCACCCGAACGTCGTGCGTGTCTACGACGTCGTCGACGAGGGCGAACGCCTGTGGATCGTCGTGGAGTTGGTCGCCGGCCGTTCCCTGGAACGCATCCTCGCGGACGACGGTGCGCTCGGCCCGCGCGAGGCGGCCCGTATCGGCCTCGGGTTGGTGGCCGCCCTGCGTCAGGTGCACGCGGGGGCGTCCTGCACCGCGACATCAAACCCGGCAACGTGCTCGTCGAGAACGGCGGCCGACGCGTCGTGCTCACCGACTTCGGTATCGCCGCGATCCAGGACGCCACGGCGCTGA
- a CDS encoding GNAT family N-acetyltransferase: protein MGTDASNTPAGRTELRVLRQDEWNTWYDNLVDAFGGVPESPEERELWEGLTEFDRFLGVWDGDACVGTAGAFSFRVTVPGGASVPAAGVTMVSVAATHRRRGILTSMMRRQLDDVRSWGEPFAVLTASEPVIYGRFGYGTATMRTTAEIDTARVRLTVPPGTDDVRLRFAEPAAVRDQCEAVYARLVAGRPGMTARRPGWENLPLLDPESEREGSSPLRCVVAEREGEVVGYARYFVKPEWDVQGPKGTVVLRDLEALDPASYAALWRFLFGIDLTSKLALRSRPVDDAWQQLVSDLRRCSIRQADSLHVRLVDLGASLEARTYQAPVDVVFEVEDAFCPWNEGRWRLTGDAKGASCKRTEEPADLALSVRELGSAYLGGVSLVSLAGAGRVRELRAGALAEASLAFGSAVAPWLPHGF, encoded by the coding sequence ATGGGGACAGACGCGAGCAACACACCGGCCGGGCGGACCGAGCTGCGGGTACTGCGCCAGGACGAGTGGAACACCTGGTACGACAACCTCGTCGACGCCTTCGGTGGCGTCCCGGAGTCGCCCGAGGAGCGCGAGCTCTGGGAGGGGCTCACGGAGTTCGACCGCTTCCTCGGCGTCTGGGACGGGGACGCGTGCGTGGGGACGGCGGGCGCGTTCAGCTTCCGGGTCACGGTGCCCGGCGGTGCCTCGGTTCCGGCGGCCGGCGTCACGATGGTCAGCGTGGCCGCCACGCACCGGCGCCGCGGCATCCTGACGTCGATGATGCGCCGGCAGCTGGACGACGTACGGTCCTGGGGCGAGCCGTTCGCCGTGCTGACGGCCTCCGAGCCGGTGATCTACGGCCGGTTCGGGTACGGCACCGCGACGATGCGGACGACCGCCGAGATCGACACCGCCCGGGTGCGGCTCACGGTGCCGCCGGGGACGGACGACGTACGGCTGCGCTTCGCCGAACCCGCCGCCGTACGGGACCAGTGCGAGGCGGTGTACGCGCGGCTGGTGGCCGGGCGGCCGGGGATGACGGCGCGGCGGCCCGGGTGGGAGAACCTGCCGCTGCTGGACCCGGAGAGCGAGCGGGAGGGGTCCTCACCGCTGCGCTGCGTGGTGGCCGAGCGGGAGGGTGAAGTCGTCGGCTACGCGCGGTACTTCGTCAAGCCCGAGTGGGACGTCCAGGGCCCCAAGGGGACGGTCGTGCTGCGTGATCTGGAGGCGCTGGACCCGGCGTCGTACGCGGCGCTGTGGCGGTTCCTCTTCGGCATCGACCTGACGTCGAAGCTGGCGCTGCGCAGCCGTCCCGTCGACGACGCCTGGCAGCAACTCGTCTCCGACCTCCGCCGGTGCTCGATCCGGCAGGCGGACTCGCTGCACGTACGGCTGGTGGACCTCGGCGCCTCGCTGGAGGCGCGTACCTACCAGGCGCCGGTGGACGTGGTGTTCGAGGTCGAGGACGCCTTCTGCCCCTGGAACGAGGGGCGTTGGCGGCTCACCGGCGACGCGAAGGGCGCGTCCTGCAAGCGCACCGAGGAGCCGGCCGATCTCGCCCTGTCCGTACGGGAGTTGGGGTCCGCGTATCTCGGCGGGGTGTCCCTCGTGTCGCTCGCGGGGGCCGGCCGGGTGCGGGAGCTGCGGGCGGGGGCGCTGGCGGAGGCGTCGCTGGCGTTCGGGTCGGCGGTCGCGCCCTGGCTGCCGCACGGGTTCTAG
- a CDS encoding ribose-5-phosphate isomerase — protein MRVYLGSDHAGFELKNHLVEWLKEAGHEPVDCGPHIYDAQDDYPPFCLRAAERTAADPEALGIVIGGSGNGEQIAANKVKGVRAALAWSEETASLGRQHNNANVVAVGARMHTEEEATKFVEIFVGTPFSEDPRHIRRIDMLTTYEATGELPEIPAHHPKQ, from the coding sequence ATGCGCGTGTATCTCGGCTCCGACCATGCGGGCTTCGAACTCAAGAACCACCTCGTCGAGTGGCTCAAGGAGGCGGGCCACGAGCCCGTCGACTGCGGGCCGCACATCTACGACGCCCAGGACGACTACCCGCCCTTCTGCCTCCGCGCCGCAGAGCGCACCGCCGCCGACCCCGAGGCCCTCGGCATCGTCATCGGCGGCTCGGGCAACGGCGAGCAGATCGCGGCGAACAAGGTGAAGGGCGTGCGGGCGGCCCTCGCCTGGAGCGAGGAGACCGCGTCGCTCGGGCGGCAGCACAACAACGCGAATGTGGTGGCGGTTGGCGCGCGGATGCACACGGAGGAGGAGGCGACGAAGTTCGTCGAGATCTTCGTGGGTACGCCGTTCTCCGAGGATCCGCGGCACATTCGGCGGATTGACATGCTGACGACGTACGAGGCGACGGGGGAGCTGCCGGAGATTCCGGCACATCACCCGAAGCAGTAA
- a CDS encoding PP2C family protein-serine/threonine phosphatase, which translates to MAAGRERRAEADTFTARLKKLVHRVRTGLRRSAVDYFRGDGSDWVALAGLLITIPVIVAMTLANAVWFSAAALVLPIVAGGLLLRPASLLGLYAAAATGLIVESVKLGPYTEGPARVTPGVVLVVAACGFFGLLIAQFRSRVGVPWRRGGTMLFDLRERIRVQSKLPQLPQGWHREMALRPAGGQSFSGDFVVAARTNGGRTMEVVLTDVSGKGMDAGSRALLLSGAFGGLLGSLPPHAFLPAANGYLLRQDWDEGFATSIHLVLDLDSGDYELFSAGHPPGLQLSAGSGRWEEKAADGPLLGVYDGAQFDPVKGSLRPGDVLMLFTDGLVETSERDIVEGIDRLTGEADRYVAGGFHGAAWHLIEAVAKDVNDDRALLLVCREGPTAQAGR; encoded by the coding sequence ATGGCAGCAGGACGAGAGCGGCGCGCGGAGGCCGACACGTTCACGGCCCGGTTGAAGAAGCTGGTTCACCGGGTCCGCACCGGCCTGCGCAGAAGTGCCGTCGACTACTTCCGCGGGGACGGCTCGGACTGGGTCGCGCTGGCCGGGCTGCTGATCACGATCCCGGTGATCGTGGCCATGACCCTCGCCAACGCGGTGTGGTTCTCGGCGGCCGCGCTGGTCCTGCCGATCGTCGCGGGCGGCCTGCTGCTGCGCCCCGCGAGCCTGCTCGGCCTGTACGCGGCGGCGGCCACCGGTCTGATCGTGGAGTCGGTGAAGCTCGGCCCGTACACCGAGGGCCCGGCGCGGGTGACCCCGGGCGTGGTGCTCGTGGTGGCCGCGTGCGGCTTCTTCGGGCTGCTGATCGCGCAGTTCCGCAGCCGGGTGGGCGTGCCCTGGCGGCGCGGCGGCACCATGCTCTTCGACCTGCGCGAGCGGATCCGGGTGCAGAGCAAGCTGCCCCAACTCCCGCAGGGCTGGCACCGGGAGATGGCGCTGCGGCCGGCGGGCGGCCAGTCGTTCTCCGGCGACTTCGTGGTCGCGGCCCGGACGAACGGTGGTCGGACCATGGAGGTGGTCCTCACGGACGTCTCCGGCAAGGGCATGGACGCGGGATCGCGCGCCCTGCTCCTGTCCGGCGCCTTCGGCGGCCTGCTCGGCTCGCTGCCCCCGCACGCGTTCCTGCCCGCTGCCAACGGCTATCTCCTCCGCCAGGACTGGGACGAGGGCTTCGCGACCTCGATCCACCTCGTCCTGGACCTCGACTCCGGCGACTACGAACTCTTCTCCGCGGGCCACCCGCCGGGCCTCCAGCTCAGCGCGGGCAGCGGCCGCTGGGAGGAGAAGGCGGCCGACGGCCCGCTGCTGGGTGTGTACGACGGCGCGCAGTTCGACCCCGTGAAGGGATCGCTGCGGCCCGGGGACGTGTTGATGCTGTTCACGGACGGGCTGGTGGAGACCTCCGAGCGGGACATCGTCGAGGGCATCGACCGCCTCACCGGCGAGGCCGACCGCTATGTCGCAGGCGGCTTCCACGGCGCCGCCTGGCATCTCATCGAGGCGGTCGCGAAGGACGTCAACGACGACCGGGCCCTGCTGCTGGTCTGCCGCGAGGGCCCGACGGCCCAGGCGGGGCGCTGA
- a CDS encoding serine/threonine-protein kinase: MLVENGGRRVVLTDFGIAAIQDATALTVVGMLVGSPDYMAPERISGHPQGPPSDIWSLGATLCAALGGRSPFSRDTTLATLHAVLYEEPELPVTAGPLRDTLAALLRKQPEARPGLGELERVLVRVAFPREGSEGPEGGEGAHGVKEPEGVEGPQGIEGPQGIEGIEGLQGVEEPEGGERQGSEELAAVEAELEESPREAYRESPTPAFLAPSLVRAARDPRLYDPDPVEDAIPTQRPAVEEPAPASEAAAGVASGAASEAASELSSEASANNSGRSAPRRTGVSLVRGDQSERADQAGRAERAGRAEQAGRADQVGRAEQASRAEQADCAARAEPAAQAERSEEAQLAERAAALTARKPVPLPAHPPAPRPAPPHPGLGPDPVPGSGSPRPAPPRRALGPHPARVPRPAAALPPGGELPGPAQPFTNRRRRVGLIAGAAVVVVGAVIGTILANSGGSSGSSATASAASTEPSASQSPSPSPSSSASHSPSPSPSPTAVSPSPTVEGTSRPPTLPPGTRREAGGFAWATPAGWRRDLKTGAEVHYTSPDGTQELVGKSSLARGDLMETWEASERNAHQGESYRKIRLDRTTFRGYPAVSWEYTFTLKGVPWHARLLGFDEDGKSYQINTWYQPGVETQALKTYDRVKNSFVVL; encoded by the coding sequence GTGCTCGTCGAGAACGGCGGCCGACGCGTCGTGCTCACCGACTTCGGTATCGCCGCGATCCAGGACGCCACGGCGCTGACGGTGGTCGGCATGCTGGTGGGCTCGCCCGACTACATGGCACCCGAGCGGATCTCCGGCCATCCGCAGGGACCGCCCTCGGACATCTGGTCCCTCGGCGCGACCCTCTGCGCCGCGCTGGGCGGCCGCTCACCGTTCTCCCGGGACACGACACTGGCTACGTTGCACGCGGTTCTGTACGAGGAGCCTGAACTGCCGGTGACTGCGGGCCCGTTGCGCGACACCCTCGCGGCGCTGCTGCGGAAGCAGCCGGAAGCTCGGCCGGGGTTGGGGGAGTTGGAGCGGGTTCTGGTGCGGGTGGCGTTTCCGCGGGAGGGGTCTGAGGGGCCGGAGGGGGGTGAGGGGGCGCACGGGGTTAAGGAGCCTGAGGGGGTTGAGGGGCCGCAGGGGATTGAGGGGCCGCAGGGGATTGAGGGGATTGAGGGGTTGCAGGGAGTTGAGGAGCCTGAGGGGGGTGAGAGGCAGGGGAGTGAGGAACTGGCGGCTGTGGAAGCGGAGTTGGAGGAGTCGCCGCGCGAGGCCTATCGGGAGTCACCCACCCCGGCCTTCTTGGCGCCGTCACTCGTCCGCGCGGCACGCGATCCCCGGCTGTACGACCCTGACCCCGTCGAGGACGCGATACCGACGCAGCGGCCCGCCGTGGAGGAACCGGCTCCCGCATCCGAGGCCGCCGCCGGAGTCGCATCCGGAGCCGCCTCCGAAGCGGCATCCGAGCTGAGCTCCGAGGCCTCGGCCAACAACTCCGGGCGCTCTGCGCCACGCAGGACGGGTGTCTCCCTTGTCCGCGGCGATCAGTCTGAGCGCGCCGATCAAGCGGGTCGCGCCGAGCGGGCCGGTCGCGCCGAACAAGCTGGTCGCGCCGATCAGGTGGGTCGCGCCGAGCAAGCCAGTCGCGCCGAACAGGCTGACTGTGCCGCGCGAGCCGAACCCGCCGCACAAGCCGAGCGCAGCGAAGAGGCTCAACTCGCCGAACGAGCCGCGGCGTTGACCGCGCGAAAGCCAGTGCCCCTCCCGGCCCACCCGCCGGCCCCGCGCCCGGCACCACCGCACCCGGGCCTTGGCCCCGACCCTGTTCCCGGCTCCGGCTCGCCCCGCCCGGCACCACCGCGCCGCGCCCTCGGTCCGCATCCGGCTCGGGTGCCTCGCCCCGCCGCCGCTCTGCCGCCCGGCGGTGAACTCCCGGGTCCCGCCCAGCCGTTCACCAACCGCCGTCGCCGTGTCGGACTGATCGCCGGTGCGGCAGTGGTGGTCGTGGGTGCGGTCATCGGGACGATCCTCGCGAACTCCGGTGGATCGTCCGGTAGTTCAGCGACCGCTTCAGCGGCTTCGACCGAACCGTCCGCCTCCCAGTCCCCGTCCCCGTCCCCGTCCTCGTCCGCCTCCCACTCCCCGTCCCCGTCCCCGTCCCCGACAGCCGTCTCCCCCTCCCCCACAGTCGAGGGCACCTCCCGCCCCCCGACCCTGCCCCCGGGCACGCGCCGAGAAGCTGGCGGGTTCGCGTGGGCCACGCCCGCCGGGTGGCGGCGGGATCTGAAGACGGGGGCCGAGGTGCACTACACATCCCCCGACGGCACCCAGGAACTGGTCGGCAAGTCCTCGCTCGCGCGCGGTGACCTGATGGAGACCTGGGAGGCCTCGGAGCGGAACGCCCACCAGGGGGAGAGCTACCGGAAGATCCGGCTCGACAGGACGACGTTCCGCGGGTATCCGGCGGTGAGTTGGGAGTACACGTTCACGCTCAAGGGCGTCCCGTGGCACGCCCGGCTGCTCGGATTCGACGAGGACGGGAAGTCGTACCAGATCAACACCTGGTACCAGCCGGGCGTGGAGACCCAGGCCCTGAAGACCTACGACAGGGTCAAGAACAGCTTCGTCGTGCTGTGA
- a CDS encoding LPXTG cell wall anchor domain-containing protein: MSSRRATAIATAVTGSLLTASFSAVMILSFTASADDQGPGSGKGGKAMDAAPAGVKLTTLLPEKISVDNSSKKTAITATVKNEGTKESGELNLLVVGFDGLKVNGVQGCSAIAEKDLPPGSNSGFKCSVGTLAAGKSKSYAVDATYDLSKAGKICLPVMSADGKKTFWQQGPVPFGTTNPSPNAPATPLLLGTDNKPVAPGGDTLPKTGVGDALLPLGAAGAALIAVGAAGVYWSQRRPGQRPLES; the protein is encoded by the coding sequence ATGAGTTCTCGTCGTGCGACGGCCATTGCCACGGCTGTCACAGGATCGCTGCTCACGGCATCTTTCTCGGCGGTGATGATCCTTTCCTTCACCGCCTCGGCGGATGACCAGGGACCGGGGAGCGGCAAAGGCGGAAAGGCGATGGACGCGGCTCCGGCGGGAGTGAAACTGACCACGCTCCTGCCGGAGAAGATCTCGGTCGACAACAGTTCGAAAAAGACGGCGATCACCGCCACCGTAAAGAACGAGGGGACCAAGGAGAGCGGCGAACTCAATCTCCTGGTCGTCGGTTTCGACGGCCTCAAGGTCAATGGCGTGCAGGGTTGTTCGGCGATCGCCGAAAAGGATCTGCCGCCCGGTTCGAACAGCGGATTCAAGTGCTCCGTCGGCACGCTCGCCGCGGGCAAGTCGAAGTCGTACGCCGTCGACGCGACGTACGACCTGAGCAAGGCCGGGAAGATCTGTCTGCCGGTGATGTCCGCCGACGGCAAGAAGACCTTCTGGCAGCAGGGCCCGGTCCCGTTCGGTACGACGAACCCGTCACCGAACGCCCCGGCCACCCCGCTGCTGCTCGGCACCGACAACAAGCCGGTGGCGCCGGGCGGCGACACGCTGCCCAAGACCGGGGTCGGCGATGCCCTCCTGCCCCTGGGCGCGGCCGGCGCGGCCCTGATCGCGGTGGGCGCGGCGGGTGTGTACTGGTCCCAACGGCGGCCGGGGCAACGGCCGTTGGAAAGCTAG
- a CDS encoding pore-forming ESAT-6 family protein → MAGAGMDRRSYDTTASGDVQGNLAGVIAQLEAVISARDKQVKKAMSDFTADGVADEYHGKEHRWNQASQEVRNIIQLLKTTMEKNDSTAHATLAKAKSAVDNIG, encoded by the coding sequence ATGGCTGGTGCGGGTATGGATCGTCGTTCCTACGACACGACGGCGTCGGGGGACGTGCAGGGGAATCTCGCGGGGGTGATCGCCCAGCTGGAGGCGGTGATCTCGGCGCGGGACAAGCAGGTGAAGAAGGCGATGTCGGACTTCACGGCCGACGGTGTGGCGGACGAGTACCACGGCAAGGAGCACCGCTGGAACCAGGCCTCGCAGGAGGTCCGGAACATCATCCAGCTGCTGAAGACGACGATGGAGAAGAACGACTCGACGGCGCACGCGACGTTGGCGAAGGCGAAGTCGGCGGTGGACAACATCGGCTGA